In one Dreissena polymorpha isolate Duluth1 chromosome 7, UMN_Dpol_1.0, whole genome shotgun sequence genomic region, the following are encoded:
- the LOC127837407 gene encoding uncharacterized protein LOC127837407 isoform X2, which translates to MYVSGYTLKTMRDEEERDILVGKSKSPTKMRSIYIQDATVDRVKVALWRNTNKDVRTGDYVKITDLTIHTYQTKYTTETSFNSTYTTSVTKVEQPTVHVTVTVIGACVQDDVTELLLSDDSVRAIPSQLLMAALPQELDEDLDPESFFAERKTNLRLQLKGSEVLSVILQ; encoded by the exons atgtatgtttccgGTTACACGCTTAAAACAATGAGG GATGAAGAAGAGCGTGACATCCTGGTAGGAAAGTCGAAAAGTCCGACAAAGATGAGATCAATTTACATACAGGATGCAACGGTGGACAGAGTAAAAGTGGCTTTGTGGAGAAACACCAACAAAGACGTCAGAACTGGGGATTACGTCAAAATCACTGATTTGACAATACACACTTACCAAACAAAGTACACAACTGAAACCAGCTTCAATTCTACCTACACAACTTCAGTTACT AAAGTCGAACAACCAACTGTACATGTGACGGTTACAGTAATAGGTGCCTGTGTACAAGATGACGTTACAGAACTTCTCCTCAGTGATGACTCTGTGAGGGCAATACCTTCACAATTATTAATGGCTGCCCTTCCACAAGAACTTGATGAAGACTTGGATCCAGAATCTTTCTTTGCAGAGAGAAAAACAAACTTAAGGCTGCAATTAAAAGGATCAGAAGTACTTTCAGTGATACTTCAGTAA
- the LOC127837407 gene encoding uncharacterized protein LOC127837407 isoform X3, with protein MDEEERDILVGKSKSPTKMRSIYIQDATVDRVKVALWRNTNKDVRTGDYVKITDLTIHTYQTKYTTETSFNSTYTTSVTKVEQPTVHVTVTVIGACVQDDVTELLLSDDSVRAIPSQLLMAALPQELDEDLDPESFFAERKTNLRLQLKGSEVLSVILQ; from the exons atg GATGAAGAAGAGCGTGACATCCTGGTAGGAAAGTCGAAAAGTCCGACAAAGATGAGATCAATTTACATACAGGATGCAACGGTGGACAGAGTAAAAGTGGCTTTGTGGAGAAACACCAACAAAGACGTCAGAACTGGGGATTACGTCAAAATCACTGATTTGACAATACACACTTACCAAACAAAGTACACAACTGAAACCAGCTTCAATTCTACCTACACAACTTCAGTTACT AAAGTCGAACAACCAACTGTACATGTGACGGTTACAGTAATAGGTGCCTGTGTACAAGATGACGTTACAGAACTTCTCCTCAGTGATGACTCTGTGAGGGCAATACCTTCACAATTATTAATGGCTGCCCTTCCACAAGAACTTGATGAAGACTTGGATCCAGAATCTTTCTTTGCAGAGAGAAAAACAAACTTAAGGCTGCAATTAAAAGGATCAGAAGTACTTTCAGTGATACTTCAGTAA
- the LOC127837407 gene encoding uncharacterized protein LOC127837407 isoform X1, translating into MLELKTCNLTGILDEEERDILVGKSKSPTKMRSIYIQDATVDRVKVALWRNTNKDVRTGDYVKITDLTIHTYQTKYTTETSFNSTYTTSVTKVEQPTVHVTVTVIGACVQDDVTELLLSDDSVRAIPSQLLMAALPQELDEDLDPESFFAERKTNLRLQLKGSEVLSVILQ; encoded by the exons ATGCTTGAGCTAAAGACATGCAACTTAACAGGAATATTG GATGAAGAAGAGCGTGACATCCTGGTAGGAAAGTCGAAAAGTCCGACAAAGATGAGATCAATTTACATACAGGATGCAACGGTGGACAGAGTAAAAGTGGCTTTGTGGAGAAACACCAACAAAGACGTCAGAACTGGGGATTACGTCAAAATCACTGATTTGACAATACACACTTACCAAACAAAGTACACAACTGAAACCAGCTTCAATTCTACCTACACAACTTCAGTTACT AAAGTCGAACAACCAACTGTACATGTGACGGTTACAGTAATAGGTGCCTGTGTACAAGATGACGTTACAGAACTTCTCCTCAGTGATGACTCTGTGAGGGCAATACCTTCACAATTATTAATGGCTGCCCTTCCACAAGAACTTGATGAAGACTTGGATCCAGAATCTTTCTTTGCAGAGAGAAAAACAAACTTAAGGCTGCAATTAAAAGGATCAGAAGTACTTTCAGTGATACTTCAGTAA
- the LOC127837407 gene encoding uncharacterized protein LOC127837407 isoform X4 — MRSIYIQDATVDRVKVALWRNTNKDVRTGDYVKITDLTIHTYQTKYTTETSFNSTYTTSVTKVEQPTVHVTVTVIGACVQDDVTELLLSDDSVRAIPSQLLMAALPQELDEDLDPESFFAERKTNLRLQLKGSEVLSVILQ, encoded by the exons ATGAGATCAATTTACATACAGGATGCAACGGTGGACAGAGTAAAAGTGGCTTTGTGGAGAAACACCAACAAAGACGTCAGAACTGGGGATTACGTCAAAATCACTGATTTGACAATACACACTTACCAAACAAAGTACACAACTGAAACCAGCTTCAATTCTACCTACACAACTTCAGTTACT AAAGTCGAACAACCAACTGTACATGTGACGGTTACAGTAATAGGTGCCTGTGTACAAGATGACGTTACAGAACTTCTCCTCAGTGATGACTCTGTGAGGGCAATACCTTCACAATTATTAATGGCTGCCCTTCCACAAGAACTTGATGAAGACTTGGATCCAGAATCTTTCTTTGCAGAGAGAAAAACAAACTTAAGGCTGCAATTAAAAGGATCAGAAGTACTTTCAGTGATACTTCAGTAA